Proteins co-encoded in one Uloborus diversus isolate 005 chromosome 9, Udiv.v.3.1, whole genome shotgun sequence genomic window:
- the LOC129230171 gene encoding uncharacterized protein LOC129230171, which translates to MVTYTKCCKPSKLEEQDHPDWIPSKKMSYVSRASNDDGERYKRRANRKVPLDTSTSATDVEMDLDDGFPTHQDMSVQTDLTMSELNVQEKVLQDFQTELGKTKQKLKKVTLDESSWKEDDEQVYYTGFPTFALLSIVFNVIQPHLNQTQRSVLNKFQKFILTLMHLRLNFDFIDLGYRFGVSNSTASRAFDDCLYVMYQKLHRMVFWPKRTELTKNVSSSFVDAFGKKAIIVIDCFEIKIERPSNILAAAQCYSHYKHSNTVKYLIGISPQGVILSSAAIFCSSARVLLKCSSAKRLPRHK; encoded by the exons ATGGTAACATACACGAAATGTT gTAAACCTTCTAAATTAGAAGAGCAAGATCATCCAGATTGGATACCCTCAAAGAAGATGAGTTACGTTTCTCGTGCCTCAAATGATGATGGTGAACGATACAAGAGGAGAGCTAACAGAAAAGTTCCCTTGGATACCTCAACCAGTGCCACTGATGTTGAAATGGATTTAGATGATGGTTTCCCAACTCATCAAGACATGTCGGTTCAAACAGATCTCACGATGAGCGAACTGAATGTCCAGGAGAAAGTACTGCAAGATTTCCAAACAGAGCTGGGAAAGAccaagcaaaaattaaaaaaagtcacCTTAGATGAGAGCTCCTGGAAAGAAGACGATGAACAAGTGTACTATACCGGATTCCCTACATTTGCCCTTCTGAGTATAGTGTTCAACGTTATACAGCCACATCTAAACCAAACGCAAAGATCTGTGCTgaacaaatttcaaaagttcattcTGACTCTCATGCACCTAAGACTCAATTTTGACTTCATTGATTTAGGGTACAGATTTGGTGTGTCAAATTCCACTGCCTCAAGAGCCTTTGACGATTGCTTGTATGTAATGTACCAAAAACTTCATCGCATGGTGTTCTGGCCGAAGAGAACAGAACTAACAAAAAATGTCTCCTCATCTTTTGTAGATGCCTTCGGCAAGAAAGCAATCATAGTCATTGATTGCTTTGAGATAAAAATTGAGAGGCCCTCAAATATTCTAGCAGCTGCACAGTGCTATTCACATTACAAGCATTCAAACACTGTGAAATACCTGATTGGGATCTCGCCTCAAGGAGTT ATTTTAAGCTCAGCTGCAATCTTCTGCAGCTCAGCAAGGGTTTTACTTAAGTGCTCCTCTGCAAAAAGATTACCAAGGCACAAGTAA